A genomic region of Peptoniphilus sp. ING2-D1G contains the following coding sequences:
- a CDS encoding hypothetical protein (High confidence in function and specificity) has translation MKLMSFFFTRGTISFLIAFVVFSLIRTNFFKKLKKKSNPKREFTMSVFVGYIASISLFLFMPNVYLASKGVDLTSENFDFVGDFKDRIVQGGWGINLVPFKTIKSYLKYSEAFHAALNILGNVLIFVPMGFMLPLLYEDLRSYKKTLIFTMIICMLVETIQFFVGRSVDIDDLMLNVVGASIGYLVYKIKGKLFLT, from the coding sequence ATGAAATTGATGAGTTTTTTCTTTACGAGGGGAACAATATCCTTTCTGATTGCCTTTGTTGTATTCTCCTTGATAAGGACAAACTTTTTTAAAAAACTCAAGAAAAAATCAAACCCCAAAAGAGAATTCACAATGTCTGTTTTTGTGGGGTATATAGCTTCAATAAGCCTGTTTTTATTCATGCCCAATGTCTATCTGGCAAGCAAAGGAGTGGATTTGACATCGGAGAACTTTGATTTTGTTGGAGATTTTAAAGATAGGATAGTCCAGGGGGGTTGGGGAATTAATTTAGTTCCCTTCAAAACCATAAAGAGTTATTTAAAATACTCGGAAGCCTTTCATGCAGCACTGAATATTTTAGGAAATGTGCTTATATTTGTACCTATGGGATTTATGCTTCCTCTGCTATATGAAGATTTAAGAAGCTATAAAAAAACTTTAATATTCACCATGATAATCTGTATGCTTGTAGAAACCATCCAGTTCTTCGTAGGAAGATCTGTGGACATAGATGATTTGATGCTAAATGTTGTAGGTGCCTCAATCGGGTATCTTGTATATAAAATCAAAGGTAAATTATTTTTGACTTGA
- a CDS encoding putative haloacid dehalogenase, IA family protein (The haloacid dehydrogenase (HAD) superfamily includes phosphatases, phosphonatases, P-type ATPases, beta-phosphoglucomutases, phosphomannomutases, and dehalogenases, which are involved in a variety of cellular processes ranging from amino acid biosynthesis to detoxification; High confidence in function and specificity): protein MKGIIFDLDGTLVDSMGMYRDIARNYLQTLGIKLDNEVAQKTTTMSLKMSVQYLVDYYKLGKSPEEVFDDYRKIVADFYENEVEMKDMALETVVKYYDKGYKLGLGTATNEKLLTHVFNRLDIKKYFDVIQTVDGVSTQKGDPKFFGIMAEKMGYAPEEILLFDDAPYALKSAKQCGMITCAVYDESAKSHWESSMELNDYSIESFRDWNIE from the coding sequence ATGAAAGGTATAATATTTGATTTAGATGGAACTTTAGTAGATTCCATGGGAATGTACAGGGATATAGCAAGAAATTATCTGCAAACTTTGGGAATAAAACTTGACAATGAAGTTGCTCAAAAGACCACCACAATGAGTTTAAAGATGAGTGTTCAATATCTTGTGGATTATTATAAACTTGGGAAAAGCCCTGAGGAAGTATTTGATGATTATAGAAAAATAGTTGCGGATTTTTATGAAAATGAAGTTGAGATGAAAGACATGGCGCTGGAAACAGTGGTGAAATATTATGACAAGGGATATAAATTGGGGCTTGGAACAGCCACCAATGAAAAACTTCTCACCCATGTATTCAACAGGTTAGACATAAAAAAATACTTTGATGTAATTCAAACGGTGGACGGAGTTTCAACGCAAAAGGGAGATCCGAAATTCTTCGGCATCATGGCTGAAAAAATGGGATATGCTCCCGAAGAAATTCTGCTTTTTGACGATGCGCCCTATGCGCTTAAATCCGCAAAGCAGTGTGGCATGATAACCTGTGCCGTATATGATGAATCTGCCAAGTCCCATTGGGAAAGTTCCATGGAATTAAACGATTATTCAATAGAAAGTTTCAGAGACTGGAACATAGAATGA
- the raiA gene encoding ribosomal subunit interface protein (This Pfam family contains the sigma-54 modulation protein family and the S30AE family of ribosomal proteins which includes the light-repressed protein (lrtA); High confidence in function and specificity) → MILDLVGKNIDLTESLKKQATSKLSKLDKYFDKDVRGRAVFSRVKNNDTVEVTIFLPGTILRAEETSTDMFTSIDKAIDVLSRQTRKYKTRLKKRYQGNSETIRFENISDVEFDTKSEEEPKVVKSKVFNLKPMHEEEAILQMELLNHNFFVFLNAQSDRIEILYKRNDGNYGSIEVNTVE, encoded by the coding sequence ATGATACTTGATTTAGTTGGAAAAAACATCGATTTGACAGAAAGTTTAAAGAAACAGGCCACTTCAAAGTTGTCGAAACTGGACAAATATTTCGATAAAGATGTAAGAGGCAGAGCTGTATTCTCAAGAGTAAAAAACAATGATACAGTTGAGGTTACGATATTTTTACCGGGCACAATACTCAGAGCGGAGGAAACTTCCACAGACATGTTTACTTCCATAGATAAAGCAATTGATGTTTTATCAAGACAAACAAGAAAATATAAAACCAGACTTAAAAAAAGATATCAAGGAAATTCGGAAACCATAAGATTTGAAAACATCTCAGATGTGGAATTTGATACTAAAAGCGAAGAAGAACCCAAAGTGGTAAAGAGCAAGGTATTTAATTTAAAGCCCATGCACGAAGAAGAAGCCATTCTTCAGATGGAACTATTAAACCACAACTTCTTTGTATTTTTGAATGCACAATCCGACAGAATAGAAATTCTCTATAAGAGAAATGACGGAAACTACGGTTCCATAGAAGTAAATACAGTTGAATAA
- a CDS encoding hypothetical protein (High confidence in function and specificity), translating to MKGIKDLDFKKRIGMRTVKTSLAVTISLYLSMLLNLNTPIFTAIAAITSMKASISESFSDVRKRIFTAIFGVVLGYIFSVIPIKDIFSPLLAGLGIIIIIYLLQIFNMKSMITLSCIVFIASYTAKTGTLTYGINRVLGTFLGIAVSVMINFLISAPNIFESFIVEAKEVNENFKQFLIQLIVMEEHHIEDIEKSYVKLLKTYNTLISEQRTPAHAETDFICAKEIIKNLEDVNTRFQILNSIEYKPRVFNYNKKAIENYLHLEILQAGDLEGDLNSVYNFHIMKIITQLTAVDKIIGEYDYE from the coding sequence ATGAAAGGTATTAAAGATTTGGATTTTAAAAAAAGAATAGGCATGCGAACCGTAAAAACTTCTCTGGCTGTGACCATAAGCCTTTATCTTTCAATGCTTTTAAATTTAAATACCCCTATATTTACAGCCATTGCCGCCATAACTTCCATGAAGGCCTCTATATCGGAAAGCTTTTCCGATGTCAGAAAGAGAATTTTCACCGCTATATTCGGCGTAGTGCTTGGGTATATATTCAGCGTGATTCCCATAAAGGATATCTTTTCTCCGCTGCTGGCAGGTTTGGGAATAATTATAATCATTTATCTTCTTCAAATTTTCAATATGAAGTCCATGATCACCCTCTCCTGTATCGTCTTCATAGCCTCATATACAGCTAAGACGGGAACACTGACCTACGGAATTAATAGAGTGCTGGGAACTTTTTTGGGAATAGCTGTTTCCGTTATGATAAACTTCCTTATTTCCGCACCGAATATTTTCGAATCGTTTATAGTTGAAGCCAAGGAAGTAAACGAAAATTTTAAACAATTTTTGATACAACTTATAGTGATGGAGGAGCACCATATTGAAGATATTGAAAAATCCTACGTCAAGCTTCTCAAAACCTATAACACGCTGATATCGGAGCAAAGAACTCCCGCACATGCGGAGACGGATTTTATTTGTGCAAAGGAAATAATTAAAAATTTGGAAGATGTAAATACGAGATTTCAAATTTTAAATTCCATAGAATACAAACCTCGCGTCTTTAATTATAATAAAAAAGCCATTGAGAATTATCTCCACTTGGAAATTTTGCAGGCAGGAGATTTGGAAGGAGACTTAAATTCAGTTTACAATTTTCACATTATGAAGATAATAACTCAACTTACAGCTGTAGATAAAATAATTGGAGAATACGATTATGAGTGA
- a CDS encoding Histidine kinase-, DNA gyrase B-, and HSP90-like ATPase (This family represents the structurally related ATPase domains of histidine kinase, DNA gyrase B and HSP90; Family membership), with the protein MDFKYEYDQEEIILYTDGNILSRIVLNLMSNVYKHSKENTTVYCRVESFEDHIVFEIANEPKEEFHLQTEDYYEELISSDKSRTSPGSGLGIYITKSLIELLKGDFKITVTDDKFIATFTLYKDEN; encoded by the coding sequence TTGGATTTCAAATATGAATACGATCAGGAAGAAATTATTTTATACACTGACGGAAATATACTTTCACGAATTGTACTTAATTTAATGTCCAATGTTTACAAGCATTCAAAGGAAAACACCACCGTATATTGCCGTGTCGAATCCTTTGAAGATCACATTGTGTTCGAGATTGCAAATGAACCTAAGGAAGAATTCCACCTGCAAACTGAGGATTACTACGAAGAATTGATAAGTTCAGATAAATCCAGAACAAGCCCCGGATCGGGGCTTGGAATTTACATTACGAAGAGTTTAATTGAATTGTTAAAGGGCGATTTTAAAATAACTGTCACAGATGACAAATTCATTGCCACATTCACTTTGTACAAAGACGAAAATTAA
- a CDS encoding sensor histidine kinase (ATP + protein L-histidine = ADP + protein N-phospho-L-histidine; High confidence in function and specificity) translates to MKALNYLKSLLKKLYNYTFGHEFIELLLMNLLLIGGLIAGKRGYQIAFLVFIAVVAHKIKRREFLKSFFTYKLFLKFKENSMFLFFAMFNVLMLISLLLVYYDEFSAFVVLFTFRIIFSGENIRIQNYLLNSFIDDLYNWGEAEDLSILYDKDTRKSVERLKSIREDLFNTAKEKMNVDLLRTQLITNVSHDLKTPLTSIINYTDFLSKKDAMDDEAKSYIDVLSKNSTRLKSLIVDLIYASKITGMNVNVEKTS, encoded by the coding sequence ATGAAGGCGTTAAACTATTTAAAATCACTATTGAAAAAACTTTATAACTATACATTCGGGCATGAATTTATAGAATTGTTGCTTATGAATCTCCTGCTGATAGGTGGACTTATTGCAGGCAAAAGGGGATATCAAATCGCTTTTTTGGTCTTTATAGCAGTGGTTGCTCATAAAATAAAAAGAAGAGAATTTTTAAAATCATTTTTTACATACAAACTTTTTTTAAAATTCAAAGAAAACTCCATGTTTTTATTTTTTGCGATGTTTAATGTACTCATGCTCATATCTTTATTATTGGTTTATTACGATGAGTTTTCAGCCTTTGTTGTGTTATTTACCTTCAGGATTATATTTAGCGGAGAAAACATACGAATTCAAAATTATCTTTTAAATTCCTTTATTGATGATTTGTACAATTGGGGAGAGGCGGAGGATTTATCGATTTTATATGATAAAGATACGAGAAAAAGCGTTGAAAGGTTAAAATCAATAAGGGAAGATTTATTTAATACCGCAAAGGAAAAAATGAATGTGGATTTGCTTAGGACTCAGCTGATAACCAATGTATCTCATGACCTTAAAACGCCTCTTACATCCATAATAAATTATACTGATTTTCTTTCGAAAAAAGATGCTATGGATGATGAGGCAAAGAGCTATATAGATGTGCTCAGCAAAAACTCCACCAGATTGAAATCTTTAATTGTGGATCTGATATACGCATCAAAAATAACAGGAATGAACGTAAATGTGGAAAAAACTTCATAG
- a CDS encoding DNA-binding response regulator (DNA-binding response regulator, OmpR family, contains REC and winged-helix (wHTH) domain [Signal transduction mechanisms, Transcription]; High confidence in function and specificity): MNYNILVCDDEKDIVDALEIYLKAEGYNVFKTYDGEGALEVLENNQVHLCIMDLMMPKMDGISAILKIRNDYNTPIIILSAKSEITDKIIGLNVGADDYIVKPFNAIELIARVNSVIRRFMELGSAEIEQGIYTVGRVTIKDNAKEVYVDGKLIALTPYEYKILLLLTKNKNKVFSSEDIYKEVWEEEAHDVKKIISVHISHLRDKVEINSRKPDLIRSIYGMGYKISED, encoded by the coding sequence ATGAATTATAATATTTTAGTATGTGACGATGAAAAAGATATTGTAGATGCCTTGGAAATTTACTTGAAGGCTGAGGGCTATAATGTATTCAAAACCTATGACGGAGAAGGAGCCTTGGAGGTTTTGGAAAACAATCAAGTACATCTGTGCATCATGGACTTGATGATGCCTAAGATGGACGGAATATCAGCCATACTGAAAATACGAAACGATTACAACACCCCAATAATAATACTCTCTGCAAAATCGGAAATCACAGACAAGATAATCGGACTTAATGTCGGAGCGGACGACTATATAGTAAAACCTTTTAATGCCATAGAATTAATTGCAAGGGTAAATTCCGTCATAAGGAGATTTATGGAGTTGGGATCGGCTGAAATTGAACAGGGCATCTACACAGTCGGCAGAGTAACCATAAAGGATAATGCCAAGGAGGTATATGTGGACGGAAAACTCATAGCCTTGACACCTTATGAATACAAGATACTTCTTTTGTTGACGAAAAATAAGAACAAGGTTTTCAGTTCAGAGGATATTTACAAAGAAGTGTGGGAAGAAGAGGCCCATGATGTGAAAAAAATCATATCAGTACACATATCTCATCTCAGAGACAAGGTGGAGATAAACTCCAGAAAACCGGATTTAATAAGGTCTATTTATGGAATGGGATATAAAATATCAGAGGATTAA
- a CDS encoding Virulence factor BrkB (his family acts as a virulence factor. In Bordetella pertussis, brkB is essential for resistance to complement-dependent killing by serum. This family was originally predicted to be ribonuclease BN, but this prediction has since been shown to be incorrect; High confidence in function and specificity) translates to MKSIKNFLYKNRNKNWVVFFDKLLYRFNEHKVADTGASLVYFTILSIFPFLIALLNAINFTNVLQSEQLIEFLNYLPEDIAKIVYSFINEINTASSSGLFSISIILGLYTASNVVHKLIENISSAYGFKDRRSFFKVRGIALLFTLAMIIMILLMFLTQIFGELIIKTVSKYLPIQEHTKSIITLLGLIIPILYMVATFISLYRIAPSSEVKAIINYKSVIPGSVFATLACLFSSKLFGYYVINFGNYSVTYGSLGGIIVMLVWMWIMSIVILLGAHINSVLFSMKHFKSTNGWPRHESVLKNFITK, encoded by the coding sequence ATGAAATCAATAAAAAATTTTTTATATAAAAACAGAAATAAAAATTGGGTTGTTTTTTTCGATAAACTTCTTTACCGATTTAATGAACACAAAGTTGCCGATACAGGGGCATCTCTGGTATATTTTACGATACTGTCCATTTTTCCCTTCTTGATAGCTCTTTTAAATGCAATCAATTTTACAAATGTACTTCAATCGGAACAACTTATCGAGTTCCTTAACTATCTTCCCGAAGATATTGCAAAAATTGTATACAGTTTTATCAACGAGATAAATACAGCCTCTTCTTCAGGTCTGTTCTCAATATCCATTATATTGGGTCTTTACACGGCTTCCAACGTCGTGCACAAACTCATTGAAAATATAAGTTCCGCCTACGGATTTAAAGACAGAAGAAGTTTTTTTAAAGTAAGGGGTATTGCCCTTCTCTTTACGCTGGCCATGATAATAATGATATTGTTGATGTTTTTGACTCAAATTTTCGGAGAATTGATAATTAAAACCGTCTCCAAGTATCTTCCCATTCAGGAACACACAAAATCCATAATCACCCTGCTGGGTCTTATAATTCCGATACTGTACATGGTTGCAACCTTCATATCTCTATACAGAATAGCTCCTTCAAGTGAAGTAAAGGCGATAATAAACTATAAGTCGGTAATTCCCGGATCGGTTTTTGCAACATTGGCTTGTTTGTTTTCATCAAAACTCTTCGGCTACTACGTGATAAATTTTGGAAACTACAGCGTTACCTACGGTTCCCTTGGAGGAATTATCGTAATGCTCGTGTGGATGTGGATAATGTCAATAGTTATACTTTTAGGTGCACACATAAACTCCGTTCTCTTCTCAATGAAACACTTCAAAAGCACCAACGGCTGGCCGAGACATGAGTCAGTGCTTAAAAACTTCATCACAAAATAG
- a CDS encoding putative amidophosphoribosyltransferases (Predicted amidophosphoribosyltransferases [General function prediction only]; High confidence in function and specificity): MIYHAECCFCENKEIFKFNMCKECYSHLNLDVKFNALLPNVDDIVVAMQYNKIVRKIISDFKFRDKVYYYKFFADVMSEKLFENNLSKNYKHICYIPMHKSDEKRRGYNQSKLIAKGICENTMMDLVSSVEKHKRTKEQVNLSESERVINMTGAFRVMAKVPDNIIIVDDVITTGSTVNELAGVLKDGGAKKVAALIAATPSIL; the protein is encoded by the coding sequence ATGATTTATCATGCTGAATGCTGTTTTTGTGAAAATAAAGAAATATTTAAATTTAATATGTGCAAAGAATGCTACTCCCACTTAAATCTTGATGTGAAATTCAATGCCTTACTGCCCAATGTTGATGATATTGTCGTGGCAATGCAGTATAATAAAATAGTTCGAAAAATCATATCGGATTTTAAATTTAGAGACAAGGTTTATTATTATAAATTTTTTGCCGATGTAATGAGTGAAAAATTATTTGAAAACAACCTTTCAAAGAACTATAAACACATCTGTTATATTCCCATGCACAAATCCGATGAGAAAAGAAGAGGATACAATCAATCGAAGTTGATTGCAAAGGGGATTTGCGAAAATACCATGATGGATTTGGTCAGTTCTGTGGAAAAGCACAAAAGGACAAAAGAACAGGTCAATTTAAGTGAATCGGAGCGAGTAATAAACATGACAGGAGCCTTCAGAGTTATGGCAAAGGTGCCGGATAACATAATAATTGTCGATGATGTCATAACCACAGGATCCACCGTCAATGAATTGGCAGGAGTGTTAAAGGACGGCGGAGCAAAAAAAGTAGCCGCCTTAATAGCGGCGACACCGTCTATTTTGTGA
- a CDS encoding helicase, RecD/TraA family (This model describes a family; High confidence in function and specificity): MIEIKGSIEKIIYRNEDNGYTVARMNSEEEDFVIVGSCAEMKVSMNYILQGDFIFHKKYGEQFQFKDIKRILPESSEGIIRYLSSGVFPYIGEKTAKAIYETFRENSLKIIEENPDRLIEVEGIGEVKLSRIKENISKNRGLRDLMLFMNKYDISNSQAVKIYKQYGDDSINIIRENPYKLAEDIRGIGFKKADEIALKLGSIDKNYRAGAALKYTLFKAAFEGHSFLPKDVLIKNTRKLINIEEEDLYKEVFNLTLDDRFFIEKSHENELNCYYAPYLRAENYISGKLKRMLDYKYDKIENIDELIEKVQQRQKIEFAKKQLEAVKAAVDNGVLIITGGPGTGKTTTLKGIIEVFELLDMNVKLTAPTGRAAKRMKEATSRDAMTIHRLLEIGFSDDERINYDYEEENILDCDVLIVDEVSMVDLILMNTLLYSLKDDTRLILVGDKDQLPSVGAGNVLFDLIESGVIPTVNLDEIFRQSEESMIIKNAHLINKGQMPILTNSKDFFMISENIESNSAEIILDLVNRRLPDYYGVDKRDIQVLCPMKKGNVGVQNLNRKLQGILNPEGKEIKYMNEIFRVGDKVMHIKNNYNLEYKIESDFYIEEGEGIFNGDIGYIEEIDEEEQEVFVRYDDVKLVKYEYDDLDELMLAYACTIHKSQGSEFDIVIIPVHFAPPMLLTRNLIYTAVTRAKKIVVLVGNTKYLKQMIDNNLISKRYSNLKEKLMKNDLSC, encoded by the coding sequence ATGATAGAGATCAAAGGAAGCATTGAAAAAATCATATATAGAAATGAAGATAACGGATATACCGTCGCACGTATGAATTCTGAAGAGGAAGATTTTGTAATCGTAGGAAGTTGCGCTGAGATGAAGGTGTCCATGAATTATATCTTACAGGGAGATTTTATATTTCACAAAAAGTACGGAGAACAGTTTCAATTTAAAGACATAAAAAGAATTTTGCCCGAATCTTCTGAAGGGATAATAAGGTATTTGTCCAGCGGAGTTTTTCCCTATATCGGAGAAAAAACCGCAAAGGCAATCTATGAAACTTTTAGGGAAAATTCTCTGAAAATCATCGAGGAAAATCCTGACAGACTGATTGAAGTCGAAGGAATAGGAGAAGTGAAACTATCAAGGATAAAGGAAAATATTTCTAAAAACAGAGGCCTTAGAGACCTGATGCTTTTTATGAACAAGTATGACATATCAAATTCACAGGCTGTAAAAATATATAAGCAGTATGGTGATGATTCAATAAATATAATAAGAGAAAATCCTTACAAACTTGCAGAGGACATAAGAGGTATCGGATTTAAAAAAGCTGACGAGATAGCCCTTAAACTCGGCTCAATAGACAAAAATTACAGAGCGGGAGCCGCTCTTAAATATACCTTGTTTAAAGCGGCCTTTGAAGGGCACAGTTTTTTGCCTAAGGACGTGCTTATTAAAAATACAAGAAAGTTAATAAATATAGAAGAAGAGGATTTATATAAGGAAGTTTTTAATCTGACATTGGATGACAGGTTCTTTATTGAAAAGTCCCATGAGAATGAATTAAACTGCTATTATGCACCCTATTTACGAGCTGAAAATTACATCAGCGGCAAGCTTAAAAGAATGCTTGATTATAAATACGATAAAATCGAAAACATCGATGAATTAATTGAAAAAGTTCAGCAAAGACAAAAAATAGAATTTGCAAAAAAACAATTGGAAGCTGTAAAGGCAGCTGTAGACAACGGAGTGCTCATAATTACCGGAGGTCCCGGAACGGGTAAGACCACCACTTTAAAGGGAATAATAGAGGTGTTTGAACTTTTAGATATGAATGTGAAACTCACCGCGCCCACAGGCAGAGCTGCCAAGAGGATGAAGGAAGCCACATCAAGAGATGCAATGACGATTCACAGACTTCTTGAAATAGGATTTTCCGATGACGAGAGGATAAACTACGATTATGAAGAGGAAAACATCTTGGACTGCGACGTGCTGATAGTGGATGAAGTTTCCATGGTGGATTTGATATTGATGAACACTTTGCTTTATTCATTGAAGGATGACACCAGATTAATCCTTGTGGGAGACAAGGACCAGCTACCATCTGTAGGAGCGGGTAACGTGCTGTTTGACTTGATTGAATCCGGCGTCATTCCCACAGTAAACCTTGATGAAATTTTCAGACAATCGGAAGAGTCCATGATAATAAAAAACGCCCATCTCATAAATAAAGGTCAGATGCCCATACTTACAAATTCAAAGGATTTTTTTATGATAAGCGAAAACATAGAATCAAATAGCGCTGAGATAATTTTAGACTTGGTCAACAGAAGACTTCCCGACTACTACGGAGTGGATAAAAGAGATATTCAAGTTCTATGTCCCATGAAAAAGGGAAATGTGGGAGTGCAGAATTTAAACAGAAAACTCCAAGGTATTTTAAACCCTGAAGGCAAAGAGATAAAGTACATGAATGAAATCTTCCGTGTGGGTGATAAGGTCATGCACATCAAGAATAACTACAACCTTGAATACAAGATAGAGTCTGATTTTTATATTGAAGAGGGAGAGGGGATTTTTAACGGAGACATCGGTTATATAGAAGAAATAGACGAAGAGGAGCAAGAAGTTTTTGTAAGATATGACGATGTAAAGTTGGTAAAATATGAATATGATGATTTAGATGAGCTGATGCTCGCCTATGCATGTACAATTCATAAATCGCAAGGTTCAGAATTCGACATAGTAATAATCCCCGTACATTTTGCACCTCCCATGTTGCTTACGAGAAATTTAATTTACACGGCGGTCACAAGAGCGAAAAAAATAGTAGTTTTAGTTGGAAATACAAAATATTTAAAGCAGATGATAGACAATAATTTAATATCTAAGAGATATTCTAACTTAAAGGAAAAGTTGATGAAAAATGATTTATCATGCTGA